TCCACGATGAGACTTTCATCAAGGTGAAAGTCACGCTGATCAACGCCCTGTTCGGCGTCATTCTCCTCGGCGGTTTGCTCTTTGGACAGACTTTCCTCAAATATGTCATGGGCGAAGCCGTCAAGATGACCGAGCAAGGCTGGCGCGCCCTCACCATACGCTGGGGAATATTCTTTCTGCTCGTCGCTCTCGTGAATGAGGTGGTGTGGCGGATGGTCTCGACCGACAACTGGGTGAACTTCAAGCTGGCGCTTCTGCCGGTCACGCTCGTTTTTGCCCTCTCCCAGGCGCCAATGATGACCAAACATATGATTCAGGACGACCCCAAGCCCCCTCAGTAACCGGTCTGGTCACACTTCGCGACCACTCCGTATGCGGACAATACGGTTGTGCGGCCGCGGTCATGTCGCTTCTCGCAATTGCACAAGAGCATGCGCTTTATCCCCTTGCCGTCGCCGTTGCGAGGCGCTAGGACAAATGGCTTCGGGTGACGGTAACGATAAGCTCTTGCAGTTTCGGGGCAAGAAAGCGGGGCAAACCATCCGGAATGAGGCATCAAAAGATACGCGCGGCGAAGCTGGCGGCTCGCGGTGTGGCAGGAGTAGGGGTCGATGACAGGCAACAAAGATGTGAAGCAGCTTTCGCGCTCGCCGTATCATCTTTTGAAGAGAGCAGCTCAGTATGCTGCCTATGTTTATCAAGGTGAGGTGGGCAAGGCCGGCCTCACACAGCGCCAATTCACCGTTCTTATAGCCGTCGACCAG
This genomic stretch from Nordella sp. HKS 07 harbors:
- a CDS encoding septation protein A — translated: MNPLVKILIEAGPLVAFFLSNWLAGIFWATGIFMAATAIALLLSWLLTRKLAVIPLISAGFVAIFGVLTLWLHDETFIKVKVTLINALFGVILLGGLLFGQTFLKYVMGEAVKMTEQGWRALTIRWGIFFLLVALVNEVVWRMVSTDNWVNFKLALLPVTLVFALSQAPMMTKHMIQDDPKPPQ